The Longimicrobium sp. genome includes a region encoding these proteins:
- a CDS encoding DinB family protein: MPDLHSALHAHHQAVQAFLASARAVPPERWDRPRAEGKWSPGQIAEHLALAYEASGEVLHGRSPGGAPPRILRPLLRTLLLRPVLWLGRFPVASKAPGVMRPGTSTAPAPALLDRLQAAAAAFESAAREVRGTTTDHPAFGRLPVVDLVRLQEIHTRHHHLQLPSRAA, encoded by the coding sequence ATGCCCGATCTCCATTCCGCGCTCCACGCGCATCATCAGGCGGTGCAGGCATTTCTCGCGTCGGCTCGTGCTGTGCCGCCGGAGCGGTGGGATCGGCCGCGCGCCGAGGGCAAGTGGTCGCCGGGGCAGATCGCCGAGCATCTCGCGCTGGCGTACGAGGCCAGCGGCGAAGTTCTCCACGGCCGCTCGCCCGGGGGGGCTCCGCCGCGCATCCTGCGGCCGCTGCTCCGCACCCTCCTGCTGCGGCCCGTGCTGTGGCTTGGCCGTTTCCCGGTGGCCAGCAAAGCGCCGGGGGTGATGCGGCCGGGCACGTCCACCGCGCCCGCGCCCGCGCTCCTCGACCGCTTGCAAGCCGCGGCGGCAGCGTTCGAGAGCGCCGCGAGAGAAGTGCGCGGCACCACCACCGACCACCCGGCGTTCGGCCGCCTTCCCGTCGTCGACCTCGTGCGGCTGCAGGAGATCCACACGCGGCATCATCACCTGCAGCTGCCATCCCGCGCCGCCTGA
- a CDS encoding VOC family protein, which translates to MNLNQITLPALDVATSAAFYRAMGFRQIVATPVYARFECGDGGSTFSVHAVDAVPADTGVVVYFEHEELDALVDELKGRGIEFTQDPKDQRWLWREARLRDPAGNVICLYWGGENRRNPPWRIGDPTFRPTRQSAAR; encoded by the coding sequence ATGAACCTGAACCAGATCACCCTTCCCGCGCTAGACGTGGCGACATCCGCGGCGTTCTACCGCGCCATGGGCTTCCGGCAGATCGTGGCGACGCCCGTCTACGCGCGCTTCGAGTGCGGCGACGGAGGGTCCACCTTCTCGGTGCACGCCGTGGACGCGGTGCCGGCGGACACCGGCGTCGTCGTCTACTTCGAGCACGAAGAGCTGGACGCCCTGGTGGATGAGCTGAAGGGCAGAGGCATCGAGTTCACGCAGGACCCCAAGGACCAGCGCTGGCTCTGGCGCGAGGCGCGGCTGCGCGATCCCGCCGGCAACGTGATCTGCCTTTACTGGGGCGGCGAGAACCGCCGCAACCCGCCCTGGCGCATCGGTGACCCCACGTTCCGGCCCACCAGGCAGAGCGCGGCACGGTAG
- a CDS encoding amidohydrolase family protein translates to MCTERQPAPSCSAPPVRSRAIRILGRLCCVGLALSTACAHARARPLGDFHQHLFGPGTQALSPTLERVTAPALVALLDSAGIRYAAVFSIAYQFSNPNRPPVADEYARVRAENDWTAAQVALFPGRLRAFCAVNPLSDYASAEIERCAADPRLRTGLKLHFGNSDVQLDQPEHVERVRRVFRLANERRMAIVVHMRPSVTRQRPYGAAYARTFLTEILPASPGVVVQIAHLAGAGRLDDPQVEAALDVFARAAADRDPRMKNVWFDVSGLGGLGESAEVSRRLAASIRQLGVQRVLFGSDGAVGGNSPLSTWNAFQKLPLTEREFTVIKRNVPPYMR, encoded by the coding sequence ATGTGCACTGAGCGCCAACCGGCTCCGTCCTGCTCCGCCCCGCCCGTCCGGAGCCGAGCCATCCGCATCCTGGGTCGTCTGTGCTGCGTGGGCCTCGCGCTGAGCACGGCCTGCGCGCATGCTCGCGCGAGACCGCTGGGCGACTTCCACCAGCACCTCTTCGGCCCGGGCACGCAGGCGCTTTCGCCTACCCTGGAGCGCGTCACGGCACCGGCGCTGGTCGCGCTGCTCGATTCGGCGGGAATCCGGTACGCGGCCGTGTTCTCCATCGCCTACCAGTTCTCCAATCCCAACCGGCCTCCCGTGGCCGACGAGTACGCGCGGGTGCGTGCCGAGAACGATTGGACGGCGGCGCAGGTGGCTCTCTTTCCGGGACGTCTTCGCGCATTCTGCGCGGTAAATCCGCTCAGCGATTACGCAAGCGCCGAGATCGAGCGGTGCGCGGCGGATCCGCGGCTGCGGACGGGGCTGAAGCTCCACTTCGGGAACTCGGACGTGCAGCTGGATCAGCCGGAGCACGTGGAGCGCGTACGGCGCGTCTTCCGTCTGGCCAACGAGCGGCGGATGGCGATCGTGGTGCACATGCGCCCGTCGGTCACGCGGCAGCGTCCCTACGGCGCGGCGTACGCGCGGACGTTCCTCACCGAGATCCTTCCCGCATCGCCCGGCGTGGTGGTGCAGATCGCGCACCTGGCGGGGGCCGGCCGCCTGGACGATCCGCAGGTGGAGGCGGCGCTCGACGTATTTGCGCGGGCCGCCGCCGACCGGGACCCGCGGATGAAGAACGTGTGGTTCGACGTCTCCGGTCTGGGCGGGCTGGGCGAATCGGCGGAGGTGTCGCGGCGGCTCGCGGCGAGTATCCGGCAGCTCGGCGTCCAGCGCGTGCTGTTCGGCTCAGACGGAGCGGTGGGCGGCAACTCGCCGCTCTCCACCTGGAACGCCTTTCAGAAGCTGCCGCTCACCGAGCGGGAGTTCACGGTGATCAAGCGGAACGTGCCGCCGTACATGCGGTAG
- a CDS encoding endonuclease/exonuclease/phosphatase family protein produces MPRLPLCPAGILLLVATACAPAAGSRPYAAPPSAFRALVWNVGDSSFVVHPTTFRGVLRAADADVLILDEVGGEIEPSELIPILRGLRGEADTVWHLAWGVGGDYQRTVIASREPVEPLREFSPLPFTRTTQPVFDRAPDSLHARLRRDFDRGVATNGAVVRSGGRRLLVVGLDLWARGTRDSWEEARRRVEAATIRDAVGRVLARLSSEGRAVDGVVLGGDMNLVAGRAPLDTLTASPGAGWRPLAIAPALHADGLSRWTWDGRGTPFHSRQMDLTLYSPEALSVEQARVFDSEQMAPEELARFGLGADASKSLSRHRPVIVSFRWLPARW; encoded by the coding sequence ATGCCTCGGCTCCCACTGTGCCCAGCCGGAATCCTGCTGCTCGTGGCGACGGCATGCGCACCCGCCGCGGGCAGCAGACCCTACGCCGCCCCGCCGTCTGCATTCCGGGCGCTGGTGTGGAACGTCGGCGACTCCTCCTTCGTCGTGCACCCCACGACCTTTCGCGGGGTCCTCCGCGCCGCCGACGCGGACGTGCTGATCCTGGACGAGGTGGGCGGTGAGATCGAGCCCTCCGAGCTGATCCCGATCCTGCGCGGCCTTCGGGGCGAGGCGGACACGGTGTGGCACCTGGCGTGGGGCGTGGGCGGCGACTACCAGCGCACCGTGATCGCCTCCCGCGAGCCGGTCGAGCCCCTTCGCGAATTCTCGCCCCTGCCCTTCACCCGCACGACGCAGCCGGTGTTCGACCGCGCGCCCGATTCGCTGCACGCCAGGCTCCGGCGCGACTTCGATCGCGGCGTCGCCACCAACGGCGCGGTCGTGCGGTCCGGCGGACGCAGGCTCCTCGTCGTGGGTCTGGACCTGTGGGCCCGAGGGACGCGCGACAGCTGGGAGGAAGCCCGCCGCCGCGTGGAAGCCGCGACGATACGCGACGCGGTGGGCCGGGTGCTCGCCCGCCTCTCGTCGGAGGGGCGCGCGGTGGATGGCGTGGTGCTGGGAGGCGACATGAACCTCGTCGCCGGGCGCGCGCCCCTGGACACGCTGACAGCCTCGCCCGGCGCCGGGTGGCGGCCGCTCGCCATCGCCCCCGCGCTCCACGCCGACGGCCTGTCGCGCTGGACGTGGGACGGCCGCGGCACGCCCTTCCACAGCCGCCAGATGGACCTGACGTTGTACAGCCCTGAGGCGCTCTCGGTGGAGCAGGCGCGCGTCTTCGACTCGGAGCAGATGGCCCCCGAGGAACTCGCGCGCTTCGGCCTGGGCGCGGACGCATCGAAGTCCCTCTCGCGCCACCGTCCGGTGATCGTCAGCTTCCGGTGGCTCCCGGCGCGGTGGTAG
- a CDS encoding DUF5995 family protein, which produces MQASTPPAGAPQTIDEIIAALNAILDKALRDGERIGYFAALYERVTTNVRRALVAGNVFQDNARMERLDVVFASRFLHAWDQHCAGAQPSRSWQVAFGALDDPAPLVVQHLLLGMNAHINLDLGIAAATVAPNPAELEALWPDFKKINEVLSRLVRVVEDELAEISPRLARIEEIAPSLEDRIFDFGIDVARDFAWALAKDLAHAPADQWPRVISRRDATVAELGGALYPLHGVAGFAEKWIREKESNDIRYNIQVVAE; this is translated from the coding sequence ATGCAAGCCTCCACGCCCCCGGCGGGCGCGCCCCAGACCATCGACGAGATCATCGCGGCTCTCAATGCCATTCTCGACAAGGCGCTCCGCGATGGGGAGCGCATCGGCTACTTCGCGGCGCTGTACGAGCGCGTAACCACCAACGTGCGGCGTGCCCTGGTGGCCGGGAACGTGTTCCAGGACAACGCCCGCATGGAGCGGCTGGACGTGGTGTTCGCGAGCCGCTTCCTACATGCGTGGGACCAGCACTGCGCGGGAGCCCAGCCCAGCCGCAGCTGGCAGGTGGCCTTCGGCGCGCTGGACGATCCCGCCCCGCTCGTCGTGCAGCACCTGCTCCTGGGGATGAACGCGCACATCAACCTGGACCTGGGGATCGCCGCGGCCACGGTGGCGCCGAATCCCGCCGAGCTGGAGGCGCTGTGGCCCGACTTCAAAAAGATCAACGAGGTGCTCTCCCGCCTGGTGCGCGTCGTGGAGGATGAGCTTGCCGAGATCTCGCCCCGCCTGGCCCGCATCGAGGAGATCGCGCCCTCGCTGGAAGACCGGATCTTCGATTTCGGCATCGACGTGGCGCGCGACTTCGCCTGGGCGCTGGCAAAGGATCTCGCCCACGCGCCGGCCGACCAGTGGCCGCGCGTGATCTCGCGGCGGGACGCGACGGTCGCGGAGCTCGGGGGCGCGCTCTACCCGCTTCACGGCGTGGCCGGATTCGCGGAGAAGTGGATCCGCGAAAAGGAGTCGAACGACATCCGCTACAACATCCAGGTCGTCGCAGAATGA
- a CDS encoding class I SAM-dependent methyltransferase: MAEFADHFSGAAAEYARFRPRYPAALFSYLASLVSKEADAWDCATGSGQAAVALAGHLARVVATDASAAQIAHAEPHPRVEYRVAPAERSGLGAASVELLTVAQALHWFDLPAFYAEATRVLRPGGVLAVWCYGHMVLPDAALQHTLDRFYSETVGPYWPPERRLVEEGYGGLHFPFIEIPAPSFSMEMRTSMEGLLGYLGTWSATQRYAQATGHDPLAEVRPELEMHWGDPEVQTTVRWPLSLRVGRTPSPQATERLESSP, from the coding sequence ATGGCTGAGTTCGCGGACCACTTCTCCGGCGCCGCCGCCGAGTACGCGCGGTTCCGGCCGCGCTACCCGGCGGCGCTCTTTTCGTACCTGGCCTCTCTGGTCTCGAAGGAGGCGGATGCGTGGGATTGCGCCACCGGGAGCGGCCAGGCCGCCGTCGCGCTCGCCGGGCACCTCGCGCGGGTGGTCGCCACCGATGCCAGCGCGGCGCAGATCGCGCACGCGGAGCCACATCCGCGCGTCGAGTACCGGGTGGCGCCGGCCGAGCGGAGCGGTCTGGGAGCGGCTTCGGTGGAGCTGCTCACCGTCGCGCAGGCGCTGCACTGGTTCGATCTGCCCGCGTTCTACGCAGAGGCCACGCGAGTGCTGCGGCCGGGCGGGGTGCTCGCGGTCTGGTGCTACGGGCACATGGTGCTGCCCGACGCGGCCTTGCAGCACACGCTCGACCGGTTCTATTCAGAGACCGTCGGCCCGTACTGGCCCCCGGAGCGCCGCCTGGTGGAGGAGGGATATGGCGGCCTGCACTTTCCCTTCATCGAGATTCCGGCTCCTTCCTTTTCGATGGAGATGCGGACGAGCATGGAGGGGCTGCTGGGCTATCTCGGCACATGGTCCGCGACGCAGCGATACGCCCAGGCAACCGGCCACGATCCGCTCGCGGAGGTGAGGCCCGAGCTCGAGATGCACTGGGGCGATCCCGAGGTACAGACAACGGTGCGCTGGCCACTGTCTTTGCGCGTCGGGCGCACACCTTCTCCTCAAGCGACAGAGCGGCTTGAAAGCTCACCCTGA